Part of the Geoalkalibacter ferrihydriticus DSM 17813 genome is shown below.
CGGCGGACAACGCAGGCGCGTTATCCTTCTTTCGCGACCGCCACGAACTGGGACGGGTCAGTTACGCAGGCTGGGGAGAGGAATCCTATCTTATCGACCAGGTGGTGTTTGCTCCCTGGCTGAACGAGGCGGTGAGCGATGCCGGACCGCGGGAGGTGCCATGAAAAAAACATTTCTGCTTTTTTTCGCAATGCTGCTGATATGCACGACGGCTTTCGGCGCAACCATCGAAGGCCGGGTGGTGCTTGACGGAGAACCCCTGGCCGGGATGCGCGTCGAGGCTCACACGAACCTGGATTTTTCCGGCGAGCCACTGGCGGTGTCAGCCCCCAGCGATGAATTTGGTTTCTACCGGCTGAATCTGCCGGTGGGCCTCTATGCTCTTTTCGCCCGCGACGAAGAGCGCGGCCTGTTCGCTTTTTGCGGGCGCAACCCCGTGGCTTTGGCCGACGAGACGGTGTGGGCGGGACTGCAAGGGGTGGTGACGGCTCCGGCTAAGGCGCTGCCCTATGACGATGACTTCAACGCTGCGGTTGAAGGGGTGGTGCTCCTTGACGGCGTACCCGTTGCCGACGCCCGGGTTTATCTCTATCTCGACGCCGAGGAGGACCTCAAGGGGCAGGGTTATCGCCTGTCGCCGCCGACCGGTGTCGATGGGCGTTTCGCCTTCGATACCCTGCCCGAAACCGGCTATTTCCTCGTCGCCCGCAAGCGAGCCGGAGGCGGGCAGGTGGGTCCGGTGCGCGAAGGCGATCTGTTCGGGGTTTATGCCGGCAATCCCCTGTATCTTCAAGCCGGACAGACGCAACAGATCAGCCTGCCGGTGGTGCGCAAGGTGCAGGAGGAAAACCGCAGCGAAACCTTCGTCCGCGCCACGGGCATGGCCTTTTCAGGGCGCGTTACCAATCCCCAGGGACAGCCTGTGGCCGGGGTGCACGTCTTCGCCTATACGGATCGCGTGATCGGCCATCAGCGCCCGGCGGCCCTTTCTCCGCCCACCGGCGTCGACGGTCGCTATGTGGTCTACGTGCGGGAACCAGGCGTCTATTTCGTTGGCTCGCGGCAGAAATACGGCGATTCGCCACGGCCTGGCGAGTTGTTCGGCATGTATGACGAAACCGCCGATCACAGCCTGACCATTCTGCCCGGAGAGACTCTTGAGGGGATCGATATCGAGGTCGAGCCGGTGACGTTGGGGTTTGAGCTGTGAATCGAAGGGGCGCGCCGACGTGCGCCCAGGGTGAATCCATGGAAATTGGTTTTGTTGACGTAGGGGCGACGCATGCGTCGTCCGGATTGTCCCGCACCCCGCCAAGGGCGACGCATGCGTCGCCCCTACGGATTATCCTGGGGTTGTGCCTGTTGCTGCTGGTCGGTTGCGCGCGGCCGCCCGTTGCGCCGCCGGTACTGCATCTGACCGATGCGGTGATCGAGGGTGAGGCGGTGTGGAGCGGCGAGGTGCGCATTACCGGCGTGGTGGTGGTGAAGAAAAACGGCCACCTGACCATTCTGCCCGGGACGCGGGTCTTGTTCACGCCCATCGACATTGACGGCGACGGCATCGGCGATTCGGAGTTGCTGGTCGAGGGCGGCATCGTCGCGCGCGGCACCCCCGAGCAGCCCATCCTGTTCACCAGCGCGGCCGAGAATCCGCAAAAATCCGACTGGAAATTTCTCTATCTCAACTTCGCGCGCGAGGGTGTCATCGAGCACATCATCAGCGAATACGCTTTCAGCGGCATTCAGGTGCATTTCTGCCAGGCTTCGGTGAAAAACTCGGTGTTTCGCCACAACGTCGACGGGGTGCGTTTTTCCACCGTCAACCTCGAAGTCTCCGGCAACCTGATTCACGACAACACGCACGGTCTGCGCTTCGAGGAGCGGCGCGGGCGCGCCCATGTGCATCACAACGAAATCCGCGACAACGACATCAACATCTTCGTCGTCACCCGCTCCGACGATAACAGCCTCATCGAATACAACAACATCACCGCTGCCGGCCAGTATCACGTTAAACTCGGCTTCGACCAGGCGGGCGACCTAACCCTGCCGCGCAACTGGTGGGGTAGCGCAGATCCTGTGGAAATGCGCCGTCTGTTCTTCGACCACGACTTCGATGCGCATCTCGGTCGGGTGCACGCCCCGGAGCCGCTCGCGGCCCCCCTGTCTCTCGCGCTTCCCTGAGTTTTTCAGCCTTCTTTTTCGTTGATCCAAAAGGGTGCCTTTGTGGCGCCTTTTTTGCATTGGTAAGATCTAACTGATCAGGCCTATTTGACTGTAAGCTCCCGTTCTGCAGGGTTTGCCAAGCCCGGCAGCGAAGTCCAAGGTCGGTGGGGTGCCTCGGCACAAGCCGCGATTTGACTGTTCTGGTCGTGATAATGCGAAAAATCAACCGTGCGGGAAGAGCATTTGGGGGCGATGTATGCGGTGGTGGTGGCGGCAGTGGGTCTTTTCTCTGGTGTTTGTGGCTTTGGGCGCATTGTCGGCCGAAGCCACAGTGGTACACAATTTCGATTGCAAAAATTGCCACAAGGTCGGGGTCAGCTTCACCGATCTGGGTCAGGGCACAACCAATCTCTGTTTGCAGTGCCACAAGGAAGGCGCCGGTTCGATCCTTATGCTCGACGGCACCTTTCGCTCACCGGGAGGGCGGTTCGCCCCGGGTGATGCGAGCAACGCCATGGGCTCTTATCCGGCGGGGCTGAATGAGGGCGATCAGGTTTCGCACATGTGGGCGGCCAAGGATGTCAACGCCGCCGCCGGCGCCCAGGCCCCCAGCGATCGACGTTTTTACGGGCGCTACAATATTTCCACCGGCAAGATCACCTGCCAGCGCTGTCACGATCCGCACAGCCGCGACCCGCAAAATACCAAGATCCTGCGCCTGGGCGCGGGCAGCCGCGACCAGATGTGCATCCAGTGTCATGCGCCCTGGGTGGTCGGCAGCGAAGATCGCGGCCTGCTGACCCACCCCACCGTCGAAAGCTACGCGGCGGTGGTTGCCGCCCAGCCCGAGAAGTACCGCTCCAGCGCCGAGGTCGAGGCCTGGCCCGGAGACATCCAATTGCTCAGCAACGGCGGGGTTGGCTGTTCCTCGTGCCACGGGGTGCATTTCGCCGACTCGCGTTCGGATACCCCGACCGCGCCGGGTCAGGCCGGCACCGGCGACGGCAAGCTGCTGCGCGGTGACGGCCCTCAGTCGGCGGGAACCTATCCGCTGTGTCAGGCCTGCCATACCTACAAGGCCCACGGCAGCGCGGTGGAAGAAGTGGGCTGCCTGGTGTGTCACAGCGGCCATTCCTACAATAATGGCGAGGTCAACTACTTTGTCCTGCGCAGCCAGGCCCAGACTCTGACTTACGGTGCCGTGGGCGGCTTGCGCTATGCCGCGCTGCCCGCGTTCCACGGTGGCTCCTCCACCACCGCCGCTCAGTGGGCGGGCAGTCCCGGCGCGGCCGACGGATTCTGCGAGCGCTGCCACGGCGAACTCACCAGCATGCCCAACAGTGCCCGTGCGCACATTGAAGGTGAGAACTGCCTGGACTGCCACAACCACAGTGGCGCGGGTATGGAGTATTCTTTTGCCGCCAACTGTGCCGACTGCCACGGGTTTCCGCCGTCGGCCAACGTCGCCGGCGGTCCCGGTGGCTATGCCTATGTGGAAGGCGGCCACAATTATGCCGCCAGCTCCAATCCTAAGAACGAGGATTTCACCCCGCACACCTCACATTCCGGTGCGGGCAGCGGTTATGGTTTCGCCTGCAACCTGTGCCACAATGCCGACGATTTCGCCGCCACGCATAATCAGGGAAGCTTCCAGGATATTTTTCTCGGGGGCAATTCCTTTAATTCTCTGACCACCGGCGGCGGCATCCTGAATCCCTCCTACAATGCAGCAGGAAACGGCACCTGCAGCAATCTTTACTGTCACAGCAGCGGCGGCAAACACAACCCTTCCGGAAAGACCCTGAGCGATTTCACTACGGTGAATGTCTCCTGGGGCGGCGGTAAGGGCGCCATCACCACCTGCAACGCCTGCCACGGCAACGATGCGGACAGCATGGACGGGCGTAATTCAAGCGCCCACCTCAAGCATCTGGCGGCGGGCTATGCCTGCAATGTCTGCCATGTGGATACCGCGGGAAGCGCCACAGCCCTGCAGCCCGGCGCGCGCGGCACCACCCATGTCAACGGCGCGGTCGATGTGGCGTTCGCCACGGGCTATAATCTCGGCAACGCCCTGCTCGGCGCGGGCAGCTTTAACAGCGGCGACGGAAGCTGCGCGGTGTTCTGTCACTCCGATGGACAGGGCAACTTCGCCTCACCCGCCTGGGGCGATGCGGCCAGCGGCGCCTGCGGCAGTTGCCATGCCGTGGCGGGTGAAAACTTGAGCGGCAGTCATGCCGTGCATGTCGATGCCACCGGCGCGAATATAGGTTGCGGCACCTGTCACGGAGCGGGCGCCCATGCGGGATCTCATGCCGGGCATGTCGATGGCGCGCTGACGGTGGATGGGGATGCCTGCAACGCCTGCCACGGGGTGGAGTCGCCGGAGATCCTCCTGGTGTGGGGCAACCCCGCAAGCGCCGACTGCATCACCTGTCATACCGGTGCGCAGACCACCGTCTATGTTGATGCCGACGGCCGGGAGCGTACGGCATCGGCCAAGAGCGTCTATTTCTCCGCCGGCCACGGCGCCAGTCCCTTTGATCAGGCATGCAGTTCCTGCCACAGCCTTGACTTTGACTCCGCGCACATGGGCGCGGCCGACACGACGCGTTTACGCGTCCTCTTCGGCAGGGATTTCAGCACTGACCCGAACGGCTTCTGCCGTTTCTGCCACAGTGCTTCCACCCCGAGCCACTTTGCCTCAAGCGGCGCAAGCGAGGATGCTTCAAGCTGCGTCGCCTGTCACGACCCCCACGGTCAGAGTGAGAGTTCCGACGCCATGGTGCGCACCGAAATCGGCGGCCGCCAGGTGGTGGGTTTTGCCGACCGCGGCGTTCGCGAAAGCTACTTCCTTGCCACCCCCAACGCCTCCGGCAACAACCAGTACGGCATCTGCCAGGTGTGTCATGACGCGGGCGCGGTCAATTATTTCAATCGCACGGTCGATGCTCCCGCCCATTTCGCCGGTCAGTGCCTCAGCTGCCATGAGCACGACCACGAGACCACCGCTTTTACTCCCAGCGGCTGCAACGGCTGCCACGGTGGCGGCAACAACGCCACGCCCGCCGACAACTTCTGGCCCGACGGCGAATTGCGCGACGGCTACAATATCGCCGATCGCGCCGGTTCTCACTTCGTCCACGTGGATGCCATCGGGCAGGCCCTTTCAGGGCTCAGCGACGGTGCCTGGGCGGCCTACAGCGACAAGCTGAGCTACCAGAATCTGGCCTGCGCCTCCTGCCACCCCGATCCGGGCGGCAGCAACGCCTCGGGCGGCCCGCATTCGAGCCCCGTGACCGGGCGCGCCGACACCACCGCCGACGTGCATGGCGATGTGTGGAACAGCACCCAGTTCCGCGACCTGTACGGCAATGTCGATCCCACCGGTTTCTACAACCCGGTGATCAAGCGCTGCTCCAACATCGCCTGCCACAGCAACGGCGACTTCACCTGGACCTGGTACGAGGACCAGATCGCCCCGAGCAAGATCACCGATCTGGTCGCCGTCACCGGCAGCGCGGTCGGCACGGTCAACCTCGCCTGGACGCCGCCTTACAACGACGGCGACCTGGGGCCGGAATATCTTGGACCCAAGGGGCCGGGCGTGTACGGTTACGAGATTCGCTACCGCACCGGCGGTGCGGTGACGGATGCCAACTGGACCTCTTCGACCATCGCTGCCGGGCCGCCCTCGGCCGTGCGCAACTACGAGGACGACCCGCGCATCCAGACCATGACGGTTTACGGCCTGCAACCCGGCACCACCTATTACTTCGGCGTCAAGGCCTTCGACGAGACCATGATCAACCACTCGCCGGTCTCCAACAGCCAGGGCGCCCAGGCGCTGCTGGATAGCTTCGCACCGCGCTTCCAGGGGCTTGAGTCGGCCCAGCCCGCCTACATCGACGGCTCCGTGGACCTGCACTGGAGCCCGGCGCGCGACGACACCGGCCCCCTCACCTATCTGGTGTACTGGGTTCCGTCAAGCCAGACCATCGACTGGAATAACCCCCAGGCGACCACCACCGCCACCACCTTCCACGTCACCGGACTGCAGAACGGTCTCGATTATCTGTTCGCGGTGCGCGCGCGGGATGCCTCCCCGGCGCAGAACGTGGATGCCAACACGGTGATCAAGATCGCCATTCCCCAGGTGGCGAACGAGAACGACATCTTCGGTCGCATGTACTACGGTATCGCCAACAGCGGCACCAATCTCGGGGGAACAACGACCAACCTGAGTTTGGGGTGTGGAAGCTCCCTAAGCTTTACGTCCCACCGTATTTCGTTGATGCGCGCCTCTGGTTATGTGTGCGGCGATCGAACCCGCAACCGTATTCAAAGCATCAACAGCAGCGGCGATATCGTCACCTGGGTACTCGATACGGCCTATGCCGTGGATACCAACATTCATGGCGGATCCATGTCGCTGTATCTGCGCAACCGCGAAGACAGCAACACCATCGTCGTGCACTTCGACCTGGGCTACTGGGACAACGGCTTCCAGCAGTTGGACAGCTATCGCCGTGTCTTGTCGCGCCGCCACCGCGGTAGTGTCAAGGCTTATTTCCCGTCGGTGGACGGAATGGTCTATACGGTGCCGGCCGGCAAACGTCTGGCCATTCGCCTGCGCAAGGAAGGAACCCGCGAAATGGAGGTCTGGTTCGGCTCCAAACGCGGCGCAAGCCTGCTCACCGTCTACGAGCAGGAGGAAAACAAGCTGCCGGGCCCCTTCAGCGTCACTTCTCCGGGGGCAACGGTAAGTGGCGATGTGCCTATTACCTGGACGGCGTCCACCGACCCCGAAGGCGATCAGATCTTCTACGATGTTTACGGATCCGTGGACGGCGGCGTGACCTGGCCCTATGTCATCGCCCTGGACGTGCCCGGCACCAGCGCGGTGTGGCGGACAAAGAACGATGGTCTGGCCCTCAACGCGCCCCTCAACAACGTGCGGGTGCGGGTGGGCGCGGGCGACGGGATGCTGCACCGCATCATCGGCAGCGACCCCGGCGGGTTGGCGGCGGGCACTTTTCATGATCGTCGCTATGCCGTGACCAACACGTTCACAGTGAACAACTCGGTGGATACGACGCCGCCCGCGGCCATCACCGACCTGGTCGCCGAGCACCGGCCCAAGGCCGGCACCGTGTGGCTCTACTGGCACGCGCCCGGCGACGACGGCAAGGAAGGGCGCGCCCATCAGTACGACATTCGTTATAAGGAATCGGTGCCTTACAACGCGGCCGATGCCATCAACAGCGAGGCCAAGTGGAGCGCCGCGACCCCCGTGATGGGTGCGCCGCCCCTGCCGGCCGACCCCGGCCGCAGCCAGGGGTACGAAGTGCTGGGTCTCAACCCCGGCAAGGATTATTTCTTCGCCGTCAGAACCGCCGATAAGGCGGGCAACTGGTCGGGCCTGTCCAACTCGCCCTCGGCCAAGGGCGGCCTGCGCTGCGGCGTGTGCCACGGCAACCCGCCCGATGACTTCGCCACCAAGGGCAGCCATGAGATGCACGGCTATACCCAGGTGGATTGCGCCAAGTGCCACGGCGAGCAGTCCCAGCATTATGATCTCAAACACGATGTGGGCAGCATCCGCCTGGCCTGGAACAATCCCAAGAAGGGCTATTTCAACGCAGCGACCACGCACACAACCCTGAGCGCCAGTCTGGTCGAGTATCACGACGGCGCCCATCTCATCTATCGCGACAGCACGGGCCCGGGTGGCTTTAACGACCTGAGCATCGAGAAACAGAATGTCGACAGCGGGAGCTGCTTCGGCTTCAACGCCACCGGCGTCACCGGCTGCCACGGCAGCGGCGCGCCCGTGTGGGGCGAGCGCGACTCAGTGTCCTGCGCGCTGTGCCACGGCGATCCTAACCGCTCCGCAAAAGACTATTACGGGCGCGACTGGGAGGATCAGACCACCGACAGCCGTTACGGCGGCAACAAGCCCATCTACAAGGCGGCCCCGCCCATCAACCTGCTGGGTAACAGCAATGACTTCTCGGTGGGCCAGCATCTGCGCCACCTCAACTTCTCCTATCGCTTCACCGGCG
Proteins encoded:
- a CDS encoding right-handed parallel beta-helix repeat-containing protein, whose product is MEIGFVDVGATHASSGLSRTPPRATHASPLRIILGLCLLLLVGCARPPVAPPVLHLTDAVIEGEAVWSGEVRITGVVVVKKNGHLTILPGTRVLFTPIDIDGDGIGDSELLVEGGIVARGTPEQPILFTSAAENPQKSDWKFLYLNFAREGVIEHIISEYAFSGIQVHFCQASVKNSVFRHNVDGVRFSTVNLEVSGNLIHDNTHGLRFEERRGRAHVHHNEIRDNDINIFVVTRSDDNSLIEYNNITAAGQYHVKLGFDQAGDLTLPRNWWGSADPVEMRRLFFDHDFDAHLGRVHAPEPLAAPLSLALP
- a CDS encoding cytochrome c3 family protein, which encodes MRWWWRQWVFSLVFVALGALSAEATVVHNFDCKNCHKVGVSFTDLGQGTTNLCLQCHKEGAGSILMLDGTFRSPGGRFAPGDASNAMGSYPAGLNEGDQVSHMWAAKDVNAAAGAQAPSDRRFYGRYNISTGKITCQRCHDPHSRDPQNTKILRLGAGSRDQMCIQCHAPWVVGSEDRGLLTHPTVESYAAVVAAQPEKYRSSAEVEAWPGDIQLLSNGGVGCSSCHGVHFADSRSDTPTAPGQAGTGDGKLLRGDGPQSAGTYPLCQACHTYKAHGSAVEEVGCLVCHSGHSYNNGEVNYFVLRSQAQTLTYGAVGGLRYAALPAFHGGSSTTAAQWAGSPGAADGFCERCHGELTSMPNSARAHIEGENCLDCHNHSGAGMEYSFAANCADCHGFPPSANVAGGPGGYAYVEGGHNYAASSNPKNEDFTPHTSHSGAGSGYGFACNLCHNADDFAATHNQGSFQDIFLGGNSFNSLTTGGGILNPSYNAAGNGTCSNLYCHSSGGKHNPSGKTLSDFTTVNVSWGGGKGAITTCNACHGNDADSMDGRNSSAHLKHLAAGYACNVCHVDTAGSATALQPGARGTTHVNGAVDVAFATGYNLGNALLGAGSFNSGDGSCAVFCHSDGQGNFASPAWGDAASGACGSCHAVAGENLSGSHAVHVDATGANIGCGTCHGAGAHAGSHAGHVDGALTVDGDACNACHGVESPEILLVWGNPASADCITCHTGAQTTVYVDADGRERTASAKSVYFSAGHGASPFDQACSSCHSLDFDSAHMGAADTTRLRVLFGRDFSTDPNGFCRFCHSASTPSHFASSGASEDASSCVACHDPHGQSESSDAMVRTEIGGRQVVGFADRGVRESYFLATPNASGNNQYGICQVCHDAGAVNYFNRTVDAPAHFAGQCLSCHEHDHETTAFTPSGCNGCHGGGNNATPADNFWPDGELRDGYNIADRAGSHFVHVDAIGQALSGLSDGAWAAYSDKLSYQNLACASCHPDPGGSNASGGPHSSPVTGRADTTADVHGDVWNSTQFRDLYGNVDPTGFYNPVIKRCSNIACHSNGDFTWTWYEDQIAPSKITDLVAVTGSAVGTVNLAWTPPYNDGDLGPEYLGPKGPGVYGYEIRYRTGGAVTDANWTSSTIAAGPPSAVRNYEDDPRIQTMTVYGLQPGTTYYFGVKAFDETMINHSPVSNSQGAQALLDSFAPRFQGLESAQPAYIDGSVDLHWSPARDDTGPLTYLVYWVPSSQTIDWNNPQATTTATTFHVTGLQNGLDYLFAVRARDASPAQNVDANTVIKIAIPQVANENDIFGRMYYGIANSGTNLGGTTTNLSLGCGSSLSFTSHRISLMRASGYVCGDRTRNRIQSINSSGDIVTWVLDTAYAVDTNIHGGSMSLYLRNREDSNTIVVHFDLGYWDNGFQQLDSYRRVLSRRHRGSVKAYFPSVDGMVYTVPAGKRLAIRLRKEGTREMEVWFGSKRGASLLTVYEQEENKLPGPFSVTSPGATVSGDVPITWTASTDPEGDQIFYDVYGSVDGGVTWPYVIALDVPGTSAVWRTKNDGLALNAPLNNVRVRVGAGDGMLHRIIGSDPGGLAAGTFHDRRYAVTNTFTVNNSVDTTPPAAITDLVAEHRPKAGTVWLYWHAPGDDGKEGRAHQYDIRYKESVPYNAADAINSEAKWSAATPVMGAPPLPADPGRSQGYEVLGLNPGKDYFFAVRTADKAGNWSGLSNSPSAKGGLRCGVCHGNPPDDFATKGSHEMHGYTQVDCAKCHGEQSQHYDLKHDVGSIRLAWNNPKKGYFNAATTHTTLSASLVEYHDGAHLIYRDSTGPGGFNDLSIEKQNVDSGSCFGFNATGVTGCHGSGAPVWGERDSVSCALCHGDPNRSAKDYYGRDWEDQTTDSRYGGNKPIYKAAPPINLLGNSNDFSVGQHLRHLNFSYRFTGDQCSLCHLGADHADGTVNVILSPAAGDDAQWIPPQGGNPGTCIGTSQMRCHGDNADPPEWRPRASEPDGPKLITCNECHGHESNVFWPGATVAAATVGRASTVSGNQNGDGIKTTLTVSSTANNLQVGDRIKKGETFFKILVKDGTTLTLHQPIPVGVNFTNGELVRTEHIPHVYDGGVVRDCTWCHVEGHPQGDETAEGRNPLGEETVFIPNFPMVGLDYSSGGIHLRKTINGRGPFHTEAEICWGCHDAQATRISEWGYAGVERGRNVGAAIGSVSKSLGQPISITSNGHGLVTGDRIVISMPTGSRQLNGWAGTITRTGTNTFTLLDTESYSITTSTSSGSWKFATHYDYGILHTNSGSWGNRTPTSNWVTGTWDSPYFPYKTGTVKSTHAANPDVTRPGVDDVAQIRCSYCHDVHDMNHAPGDVYNGRPYLRGSWKGNPYFEDGAPGRFKGFMDLSTDALKAQYYFTGERDDFGMVPRGATTMNKMGGYWIDQNSDYPTVTWTLQDSAGLCTLCHGTDVNNMNKFAVDEQGNPDNAWLGVNGHSNAVIGGSGIHRANVYDPAVRKEGNAFNKPGMGYQDTVGYRVDRPERMWGLRNEDESSTFISDTHRTSTNSVGVYPYAWSPTAQKNIYAYEEFAWGVSMESGVDAAEPMYHRFSCSKCHNPHASRLPRLMITNCLDVSHNKWDDLYSVDGDWTSGRYDGTNINWSTSNVMPYTGNDVSGKARNRQFAYATSAVNCHRFVKVGTTIQEPGWNRVTPWEENSTWYNNN